A genome region from Nicotiana tabacum cultivar K326 chromosome 13, ASM71507v2, whole genome shotgun sequence includes the following:
- the LOC107827248 gene encoding small GTPase LIP1-like → MMFWRERERETKEHIGGPPCGQVRVLVVGDSGVGKTSLVHLILNGSSIARPPQTIGCTVGVKHTTYGNSGSSSASIKGDAERDFFIELWDISGHDRYKDCRSLFYSQINGVIFVYDLSQRRTKTSLQKWAVEIATAGTFSAPLASGGPGGLPVPYIVIGNKADSATKEGTRGSSGNLVDMARQWVEKQGLLPSSEEIPLTESFPGGGGLIAAAKGARYDKEAVMKFFRMLIRRRYFSDDLPGNHWSTPVPKPLQQSSEISNDDDHLYKS, encoded by the exons ATGATGTTTTGgagggaaagggaaagggagaCTAAAGAGCATATTGGTGGTCCACCTTGTGGACAAGTCAGGGTGCTTGTTGTTGGAGATTCAG GTGTGGGGAAGACTTCTCTTGTTCATCTGATTCTCAACGGTTCTTCCATTGCTCGCCCTCCTCAAACAATTGGCTGTACAGTCGGAGTTAAA CACACTACCTATGGAAATTCTGGTAGCTCATCAGCAAGCATAAAAGGTGATGCTGAGAGAGATTTTTTTATTGAACTTTGGGATATATCAGGACATGATCGTTATAAAGATTGCCGATCTCTGTTCTACTCACAAATTAATG GTGTTATCTTTGTGTATGATCTATCTCAAAGAAGGACAAAAACAAGCTTGCAGAAGTGGGCTGTAGAGATAGCAACAGCAGGGACATTCTCGGCTCCTCTAGCTTCAGGAGGTCCTGGTGGTCTCCCTGTTCCTTACATTGTCATTGGCAATAAAGCAGATAGTGCTACAAAAGAGGGCACTAGAGGAAGCAGTGGCAATCTTGTTGATATGGCTCGCCAGTGGGTTGAGAAGCAAGGTCTACTTCCTTCAAGCGAAGAGATCCCATTGACAGAGAGTTTTCCTGGTGGTGGAGGTCTTATTGCG gccGCTAAGGGAGCAAGATATGACAAAGAAGCTGTCATGAAGTTTTTCCGCATG TTAATCAGGAGGAGATACTTCTCAGATGATCTACCTGGTAATCATTGGTCTACCCCAGTTCCGAAACCACTGCAGCAATCGAGCGAAATCTCAAATGATGATGATCACTTGTACAAAAGTTAA